The DNA sequence CGGCCGCGAGTGGGCGGTGATCGTGCCCTACAGCGCGCAGGTCAAGGCGATCACCGCCGCGATCGTGGAGCTGATCGGCAAGGAGAGCCACGTGCGGCTGAACGTCGGCTCCGTCGACTCGTTCCAGGGCGGCGAGCGCCAGGTGGTCCTCTACGGCTTCACCCGCAGCAACCAGGACGGCAACGTGGGCTTCCTGCGCGAACTGCGGCGCACCAACGTCGCGTTCACCCGGGCCAAGGAGCAGCTCGTGCTCGTCGGTGACCTGGACACGTTGACGATGGCGCGCAACGGCGGGTTCCGCGACCTCGCGCGGGCGCTGCGCGATCACGTGGCGACGGTGGGCGAGATCAGGCAGTACGAGGAAGTCCTCAGCCGGATCGGTGGGCGATGAGCAGCAGGACGAAGTTGTTCCCCTACCCCGAACTGCGAGCGCTGGAGGACACCGCGTTCGAGCACGGGGTCGTCCCGACGCGCATCCACTCGCTGCTCCTGCCGGTGTGGAAGGTGACCGTGCAGGCGACGGTGGTCGTCGCCGAGGACTACGACCTCATCGACCGCCACCTGTCGCGCGGCATCGCCGAGGCGGGCTTCTCCACCGCGGCCGAGCTGGCGGCGTTCTTCTCGTTGGACCCGCTGCTGGTCGACCGGGCGTTGCGGGCGCTGGAGGCGATCGGCCACCTCGGGACGACCGGTAATCGGTGGTGGCTGACGGAGGTCGGCCTGAGGTCTGTCCGGGACGGGAGGCGTTACGAGGTCACCAACGAGGACCGGCGCGTGCTGTACTTCGACGGCTTCAGCAGCCGTCCCCTGACGAAAATCTGCTACGACCCGCGCAAGGTCACCCTGCTACCGCCGGACGAGCTGCCGACCGGCGGACGGTTCCACAGGCTGTTCACGCAGTGGAGCTTCGACCTGGCGGCACTGCCTGCCCTGTCGGGCAACCCGGAGCGGGCCAGGTTCAACCTGCCCGAACGAATCGACAACCCGCGTCCACTCGGCCCGCCGGAACTGGTGTACCTGCCCCTGATCGTGGTGCGCGGGCTGTCGCGGACCGGCCGAACGCGCCACCTGGCCTACACCCAGGCGGCCGGGGAGGCCGACCCCGATCTGGGCGCGCTCGTCGAGGCGACTCCCGACATCACCGCCGTCCTGGAGCAGGAGCAGCGCACCGCCGACCCGGAGCACGAGGAGAAGCGGGCGCGGGAGTGGGCCGACCGGTACAACCTCGCCGGACACCGCCTGGTCCGACTGCCCACCGGCTTGCTGCGCGTCGTGCTGCCCGGCCGCGACTTCGGCGCGGAGGGCGGGCTGCCGCTGCACCAGCTCGGATCGTTCGTGGTGCGCGGGGACAGCTTCTTCCAGCCGTGGTGCGACGACGTGCGGTTGCGGCGGAAGGCCCTGCTCAGCCGGGCGCGCTCACTGCTGGGGGCTCGCTCGCGGCTCGCGGCCGGGCGGGCATGGCCGCGGATCGAGCAGGTCGCCCGCCAGCTCGACGTGGGTGAGGTCGACCTCCAGACGTTGCGCACCCTCGCCGAGAGGTCGGGTGAGACGGCGCTCGTGGCCCAACTCGATGAGTTGGCGCGCACCCTCTAGCGTCGCGCGGGCACGGAGGCACGGTCGCCAGGAGGTGTCGCCGTCGCGCCTGAGCGCCTGGGCGGGCTCGACTTGTCGGGCAGGTGGGGGTGGGTGGGTTCTACAGTGGTGTCCGTGATCACTGAGGAGGAACGCGCCGCTCGCTCACGACGCGCCTGCGATGCGGCGGTCGCCGCCGCAACCGCGCTCGGGCTGGATGCGTCCGAGGCTGAAGTCCTGTACGACGTCTTCTCGGTGGTGGTGGACCTCGCGCCGTCGCCGGTCGTCGCGCGCGTGCCGGTGGTGACCCCTCGTGGCATCACCTCGGCGGGCTTCCAGCGCACGGAGTTGGACGTGTCGAGGTGGATGGCGTCGCGCGGCGAGCCGACCGTCGTGCCGAGCGCGCTCGTCCCGGCGGAGCCCGTCGAGCGCGACGGTTTCACGATGACCTTCTGGGAGAAGGTGGAGGGCGTGCTTCCCGGCGACTACGACGCGGTGAAGCGCATGCCCTCGGTGGCCCACCTGCACTCGATCCTGGCCGAGTACCCGGGCGAGGTCGGCTTCTTCCCGGGGATGCAGGGCTACGTCGACCTCGCCTTCGACGACCTGGAGGGGCGCGAGGACCTGCTGCCTGCCGCCGACCTGGCCCGCGCCCGCGCCGAGTGGGCCGTGCTCTCGCCCCTCATCGCGTCGCCCTCCGCTTTCGCGCGGGTGTTCCCCGGTGTTCCCGTCCAGGTGGTCCACGGCGACGCCCCGTTCTACAACCTGATCGAAACCGCCGACGCCGTGCTGTACTCCGACTACGAGCACGTCGGCGTCGCCCCGGTCGAGTGGGACCTCGCGCACACCGGCGAGGAGGCGATCGCCTCCTACGACGCCGCCGCGGTCGACCTGGGGCTGCGCGCGGTCGACACCGACGTCCTGCGCGCCATGGAACGCCTGCGCGACCTCCAGATGGTCGCCGCCACGGCGATGATCCCGCAACTCCCGCTGCTGGCCGACGGCCTGTCGTCGACGCTGCAGACCTGGCGGGCCACCGAGCCCTGGCGGGACCTCCCTTCGCCGTGACACCCACCGGCTGGAGCCTCCGCCCGTGACAAGAGGACAGCACGTCCGCCGGTCATGGTGACGCCCCGCCGTCCGTGGGTCGTGACCGCACGGGTGGCGGTCACATCCTCCGCGATCCGTACGTCAGTGCAGTCGACGGGTCGATCGCTGGACGAACGGAGCGGAACGGATGAGCGGGATCGACGTGCACGGGACGGTGGCCGACGGTTTCGAGGCGGTTCGCGAGGTGTTCGCCGCCGTGGTGGTCGAGGACGGCGGTGCGGCCGGCGCGCAGCTCGCGGCGTACGCGAACGGCAGGCGCGTGGTCGACCTGTGGGCGGGGGACGGGGTGACCGGCGACACGCTGACCGGCGTCTACTCCTCGACCAAGGGGGCGGCGACCCTGGTGGTCGCGCTGCTGGTGCAGGACGGCGCGATCGACCTGGATGAGCCGGTTGCCCTGCACTGGCCCGAGTTCGCCGCGGCGGGCAAGGGCGGGATCACCCTGCGGGACGTCCTCACCCACCGCTCCGGCGTCATCGGCGTCGCCGGTGGGTTGACCGCCCACGAGCTCGCCGACGACCGGACGATCGCCGCTCGCCTGGCGGGGCAGCGACCGTACTGGAAACCGGGGTCGGCCTACGGCTACGGCGGGTTCGTGACGTTCGCGATCGTCGGCGAGGTGGTCCGCCGGACCACCGGCCGCTCGCTGCAGGACCTCTTCGAGGAGCGGATCCGCACACCCTGCGGTCTGGACCTCTACCTCGGCCTGCCCGAGCCACTGGAGGACCGCTTCCGGGAGATCCTGCCGGGGCAGGCCGGTCCCGACGCGCTCGCCGAATTCCGGTCGACGGTTCCCGGTCCGCACAGCATCACCGGGATCGGCTACGGCCTCAACTCCACCCCGCCCCTGGACCAGGTGGCCTTCGTCAACACCCGGCGGGTGCGGGCGCTCGGTCAGGCTTCCGCCGGCGGAGTGGGCAACGCCCGCGGGCTGGCCGCGATGTACGCGGCGGCGGTCGTCGGCGTCGACGGCCGGGCACCGCTGCTGACGTCGGACACCGTCGGCGAGTTCGCCATGCTCCACTCCACCGGCGGCGACCTGGTCACCGGTGCCCTGGGGCAGTACGCCCTCGGCTTCCAGGCCAAAGGCCGACGCTACCCGTTCCTGAGCGCGAACGCGTTCGGCCACAACGGATCGGCGGGCTCGGAGTCCTTCGTCGACCCGGTCAGCGGTATCGCGTTCGGCTACACCCGGCGCCGCTTCTCCTTCAACTGGTCCTACCCGGAACACGATCGGCTCGCCGCCGCCGTCCACCGCGCGGCCGCGGCTTCCTGAGCAACCCCTGATGACCTCGCACACCGGGAACCGGCCCCGGCGCCTGTCCGAGACCGGTCTGACCATCCCGGAGCCC is a window from the Saccharothrix saharensis genome containing:
- a CDS encoding aminoglycoside phosphotransferase family protein codes for the protein MITEEERAARSRRACDAAVAAATALGLDASEAEVLYDVFSVVVDLAPSPVVARVPVVTPRGITSAGFQRTELDVSRWMASRGEPTVVPSALVPAEPVERDGFTMTFWEKVEGVLPGDYDAVKRMPSVAHLHSILAEYPGEVGFFPGMQGYVDLAFDDLEGREDLLPAADLARARAEWAVLSPLIASPSAFARVFPGVPVQVVHGDAPFYNLIETADAVLYSDYEHVGVAPVEWDLAHTGEEAIASYDAAAVDLGLRAVDTDVLRAMERLRDLQMVAATAMIPQLPLLADGLSSTLQTWRATEPWRDLPSP
- a CDS encoding serine hydrolase domain-containing protein; the protein is MSGIDVHGTVADGFEAVREVFAAVVVEDGGAAGAQLAAYANGRRVVDLWAGDGVTGDTLTGVYSSTKGAATLVVALLVQDGAIDLDEPVALHWPEFAAAGKGGITLRDVLTHRSGVIGVAGGLTAHELADDRTIAARLAGQRPYWKPGSAYGYGGFVTFAIVGEVVRRTTGRSLQDLFEERIRTPCGLDLYLGLPEPLEDRFREILPGQAGPDALAEFRSTVPGPHSITGIGYGLNSTPPLDQVAFVNTRRVRALGQASAGGVGNARGLAAMYAAAVVGVDGRAPLLTSDTVGEFAMLHSTGGDLVTGALGQYALGFQAKGRRYPFLSANAFGHNGSAGSESFVDPVSGIAFGYTRRRFSFNWSYPEHDRLAAAVHRAAAAS